The Nostoc sp. 'Lobaria pulmonaria (5183) cyanobiont' genome window below encodes:
- the lepB gene encoding signal peptidase I has product MIPHESDAKEERASLKVWRSWQENLILIAIALSLAFLIRTFIAEPRYIPSDSMLPTLHTGDRLVVEKISYHFHPPITGDIIVFQPPAELQRRGYPKDQAFIKRVIGQPGEVISVASGKVYLNGQPLAENYIAEPPNQPYRPVKVPEDEFFVMGDNRNDSNDSRYWGFLPRKNVIGRATFRFWPLDRIGFI; this is encoded by the coding sequence ATGATTCCTCACGAAAGTGATGCAAAAGAAGAGCGTGCGTCGTTAAAAGTATGGCGTAGTTGGCAAGAAAATCTGATTTTAATTGCGATCGCACTGAGTTTGGCATTCCTGATCCGGACTTTTATTGCCGAACCGCGCTATATACCTTCTGATTCGATGTTGCCTACATTACATACTGGCGATCGCTTGGTAGTTGAAAAAATCTCCTACCATTTTCACCCTCCGATAACTGGAGATATTATTGTTTTTCAGCCACCCGCAGAACTACAACGTCGAGGATATCCCAAAGACCAAGCGTTTATCAAGCGAGTTATTGGCCAGCCAGGTGAGGTAATTAGTGTTGCTTCTGGCAAAGTCTACCTTAACGGTCAACCCTTGGCAGAAAACTACATCGCTGAACCTCCAAATCAGCCATATCGACCAGTGAAAGTCCCAGAAGATGAATTTTTCGTCATGGGAGATAATCGCAACGATAGTAATGATTCTCGCTATTGGGGCTTTTTACCCAGAAAAAATGTCATCGGTCGGGCAACGTTTCGCTTTTGGCCTCTCGATCGCATTGGGTTCATTTAA
- a CDS encoding DUF1825 family protein: MGFFDSEIVQQEAKQLFEDYQALIKLGNSYGKFDRDGKKLFIEQMEAMMDRYRIFMKRFELSEDFMAQMTVEQLKTQLGQFGVTPQQMFDQMHLTLERMKAELEKQP, translated from the coding sequence ATGGGATTCTTCGATTCTGAAATAGTTCAACAAGAAGCAAAACAGCTGTTTGAAGATTATCAAGCGCTGATCAAGCTTGGCAACAGCTACGGCAAATTTGACCGTGATGGCAAAAAGCTGTTTATTGAGCAAATGGAAGCCATGATGGATCGGTATCGCATCTTTATGAAGCGCTTCGAGCTATCAGAAGATTTCATGGCACAAATGACAGTAGAACAACTGAAAACGCAATTAGGTCAGTTCGGTGTCACCCCACAACAAATGTTTGACCAAATGCACCTCACTTTAGAACGGATGAAAGCCGAGCTAGAAAAACAGCCCTAG
- the gltB gene encoding glutamate synthase large subunit, producing the protein MNNKPMNQGQKITADINSRDTYQGQKWLVEERDACGVGFIVHRQNHTSHEIIEKALAALTCLEHRGGCSADRDSGDGAGVLTAIPWELFQQDFAKRGKEFTSTNNIAVGMIFLPQDQQAAQKARATVEQVAAEEKLIVLGWRVVPVQSDLLGAQARENQPQIEQVLLASVDKSGDELERQLYITRRRISKAATNISEEFYICSLSSRTIVYKGMVRSAVLGNFYDDLKNPAYKSAFAVYHRRFSTNTMPKWPLAQPMRFLGHNGEINTLLGNINWMMAREASLYHPVWNDRIEELKPLVHIDNSDSATLDNVVELLVCSGRSPLEALMIMVPEAYQNQPSLHKFPEIVDFYEYYSGLQEAWDGPALLVFSDGKKVGATLDRNGLRPARYAITKDDYIVVASEAGVVDFPEADIVEKGRLGPGQMIAVDLENHEVLKNWDIKGRIAKQHPYGEWLQQYRQELKSLVISHPSLANGNGKGHLTNDQGQLTIDKQTLLQRQTAFGYTTEDVEMVIHPMAIAGSEPTFCMGDDIPLAVLSQKPHLLYDYFKQRFAQVTNPAIDPLREKLVMSLKVELGERGNLLEPKPEYARRLKLESPVLTDAELEAIKLSGFATAELSTLFAIANGPEGLKTAVQSLQAQAAESVRAGAKILILSDGVNDSINTEYTYIPPLLAVGAVHHHLIREGLRMKTSLIVNTAQCWSTHHFACLIGYGAGAVCPYMALDTVRDWWSDPKTQKLMGVQKIATLTLEQVLGNYRKAVESGLLKILSKMGISLLSSYQAAQIFEAIGIGGDLIELGFRGTTSRIGGLSVTELADEVLSFHVKAFPELTTKKLENLGFVQYRPGGEYHMNSPEMVKALHKALDGKNYDHYEVYKKHLQGRPVTALRDLLDFQGDRPSVPLEEVESVTEIVKRFCTGGMSLGALSREAHETLAIAMNRIGGKSNSGEGGEDPVRYTVLDDVKDGHSATLPHLKGLQNGDTASSAIKQVASGRFGVTPAYLSSAKQIEIKIAQGAKPGEGGQLPGPKVSEYIAMLRRSKPGVTLISPPPHHDIYSIEDLAQLIFDLHQINPKAKVSVKLVAEVGIGTIAAGVAKANADIIQISGHDGGTGASPLSSIKHAGSPWELGLSEVHRVLMENNLRDRVILRVDGGLKSGWDVVIGALMGGEEFGFGSIAMIAEGCIMARVCHMNTCPVGVATQKEELRKRFTGIPEQVVNFFYFIAEEVRSLLARLGYRSLSEIIGRADLLKLRQEAKLTKTRSLNLDCLLQLPNSKDNRSWLVHEEVHSNGVVLDDKFLADPEIQAAIRDQSTVTKTYPIINTDRTVGTRLAGAIASQYGDSGFEGQINLNFTGSVGQSFGAFNLPGIILSLEGEANDYVGKGMHGGEIIIKPPTDATYNASQNVIVGNTCLYGATGGILFANGLAGERFAVRNSKGIAVIEGAGDHCCEYMTGGVIVVLGKVGRNVAAGMTGGLAYFLDEEDSFRELVNLEIVKIQRVITEVGAKQLQELIQTHAERTGSPKAKKILQNWQEFLPKFWQLVPPSEADSPEANPEKKTTEFSLVSSH; encoded by the coding sequence ATGAATAATAAACCGATGAATCAAGGCCAGAAAATCACAGCTGATATCAACTCAAGAGATACCTATCAGGGGCAAAAGTGGTTAGTAGAAGAACGAGATGCCTGTGGTGTAGGTTTTATTGTTCATCGCCAGAATCATACCAGCCACGAAATTATCGAAAAAGCCTTAGCTGCTTTAACCTGCTTAGAACATCGGGGAGGTTGTAGCGCCGATCGAGATTCTGGTGATGGTGCTGGAGTATTGACAGCAATACCTTGGGAGTTGTTCCAACAAGACTTTGCCAAAAGAGGGAAGGAATTTACATCCACCAATAATATAGCTGTGGGGATGATATTTCTACCACAAGACCAGCAAGCTGCACAAAAAGCTAGAGCAACAGTTGAGCAAGTAGCTGCTGAAGAGAAATTAATTGTATTGGGTTGGCGAGTAGTGCCAGTGCAATCTGATTTGCTGGGGGCACAAGCAAGAGAAAATCAGCCCCAGATTGAACAAGTTTTGTTAGCTTCTGTTGACAAAAGCGGCGATGAATTGGAACGCCAATTGTACATTACCCGCCGCCGAATTAGTAAAGCTGCAACCAATATCTCAGAAGAATTTTATATCTGCTCGTTGTCAAGTCGCACAATTGTCTACAAAGGCATGGTGCGTTCCGCCGTTTTGGGCAACTTTTATGACGATTTAAAAAATCCAGCTTATAAAAGCGCCTTTGCTGTCTATCACCGCCGCTTTAGTACGAATACGATGCCCAAATGGCCTCTAGCCCAACCGATGCGGTTTTTAGGTCACAACGGCGAAATCAATACCTTATTGGGTAACATCAACTGGATGATGGCACGAGAAGCTAGCCTATATCATCCTGTATGGAACGATCGCATCGAGGAACTCAAGCCATTAGTTCATATTGATAACAGTGACTCAGCCACCCTAGACAACGTAGTGGAATTACTGGTGTGCTCTGGACGCAGCCCCTTGGAAGCCTTAATGATTATGGTTCCAGAGGCTTACCAAAATCAGCCTTCTTTACATAAATTTCCAGAAATTGTTGATTTCTACGAATATTACAGTGGTTTGCAAGAAGCTTGGGACGGGCCAGCACTTTTAGTATTCAGCGATGGCAAAAAAGTTGGTGCAACACTAGATCGTAATGGTTTAAGACCCGCTCGTTACGCGATCACCAAAGATGATTACATTGTTGTAGCTTCCGAAGCTGGTGTGGTGGACTTCCCAGAAGCCGATATTGTCGAAAAAGGTAGACTCGGCCCAGGGCAAATGATCGCCGTGGATTTAGAAAATCATGAAGTGCTGAAGAATTGGGATATAAAGGGGCGCATCGCCAAGCAGCACCCTTATGGAGAATGGCTGCAACAGTACCGTCAAGAATTAAAGTCATTGGTCATTAGTCATCCGTCATTAGCAAATGGCAATGGCAAAGGACATTTGACAAATGACCAAGGACAATTGACTATTGACAAGCAAACCTTGCTTCAGCGTCAAACTGCCTTTGGCTACACCACAGAAGATGTAGAAATGGTGATTCATCCAATGGCGATCGCAGGTTCGGAGCCGACTTTCTGCATGGGTGATGATATTCCTTTAGCCGTGCTATCACAAAAGCCACACCTGCTTTATGACTATTTCAAACAGCGCTTTGCTCAAGTGACGAACCCGGCGATCGATCCCCTGCGGGAAAAGCTAGTGATGTCTCTGAAAGTCGAATTAGGTGAACGGGGTAACTTATTAGAACCCAAGCCAGAATATGCTCGGAGATTGAAACTCGAATCGCCAGTGTTAACGGATGCGGAATTAGAGGCGATTAAGCTGTCAGGATTTGCCACGGCTGAGTTGTCAACCCTGTTTGCGATCGCGAATGGCCCGGAAGGATTGAAAACCGCAGTGCAGTCTTTGCAAGCACAAGCAGCTGAGTCAGTCCGGGCAGGTGCAAAGATTTTAATATTAAGCGATGGCGTCAATGACAGTATCAACACAGAATATACCTACATTCCTCCCCTATTAGCAGTGGGCGCTGTGCATCACCATCTGATTCGTGAGGGATTGCGAATGAAAACATCCCTGATTGTGAATACTGCTCAATGCTGGAGTACCCATCACTTTGCTTGTCTCATTGGCTATGGTGCTGGTGCAGTTTGCCCGTATATGGCTTTAGATACGGTGCGTGATTGGTGGTCTGATCCCAAAACTCAAAAGTTAATGGGGGTACAAAAAATTGCCACCCTCACCCTAGAACAAGTTTTAGGAAATTATCGCAAAGCAGTAGAGTCAGGTTTGCTAAAAATTCTCTCCAAGATGGGAATTTCTCTGCTCTCCAGCTATCAAGCAGCCCAAATCTTTGAAGCGATTGGCATTGGTGGAGATTTAATCGAACTGGGATTTCGTGGTACGACTTCCCGCATCGGTGGTTTGAGTGTTACTGAACTCGCTGATGAAGTGCTTTCCTTCCACGTCAAAGCTTTCCCAGAACTAACGACCAAGAAGTTAGAAAACTTGGGCTTTGTGCAGTACCGTCCTGGCGGCGAGTACCACATGAATAGCCCAGAAATGGTTAAGGCGTTGCATAAAGCTCTAGATGGCAAAAACTACGACCACTACGAAGTTTACAAAAAGCACCTCCAAGGCAGACCAGTAACGGCCTTGCGGGACTTGCTAGACTTCCAAGGCGATCGCCCGTCGGTTCCTCTAGAAGAAGTAGAGTCGGTAACTGAAATTGTCAAGCGCTTCTGCACAGGTGGCATGTCTTTAGGCGCTTTGTCAAGAGAAGCCCATGAAACTTTAGCGATCGCCATGAACCGCATTGGTGGTAAATCAAATTCTGGGGAAGGCGGCGAAGACCCAGTGCGCTATACAGTTCTAGATGATGTAAAGGATGGTCACTCGGCAACCCTACCGCATTTGAAAGGATTGCAAAATGGCGACACCGCCTCTAGTGCTATTAAGCAAGTCGCATCAGGACGCTTTGGTGTCACGCCAGCGTATTTAAGCAGCGCCAAACAAATTGAAATCAAAATCGCCCAAGGTGCCAAGCCTGGGGAAGGCGGACAACTGCCAGGCCCCAAGGTGAGTGAATACATTGCGATGTTAAGACGCTCCAAGCCAGGAGTGACGCTGATTTCGCCGCCACCGCACCACGATATATATTCGATTGAAGACCTAGCACAACTGATTTTTGATCTGCACCAAATTAATCCGAAAGCAAAAGTGTCGGTGAAGCTAGTTGCAGAAGTTGGCATTGGGACGATCGCTGCTGGTGTCGCCAAAGCAAACGCTGATATCATCCAGATTTCTGGTCATGATGGTGGTACAGGGGCATCACCACTTAGTTCGATTAAGCACGCTGGTTCGCCGTGGGAATTGGGTTTAAGTGAAGTGCATCGCGTCTTAATGGAAAATAATCTGCGCGATCGCGTGATTTTACGCGTAGATGGCGGACTCAAGAGTGGCTGGGATGTGGTAATAGGTGCATTAATGGGTGGTGAAGAATTTGGTTTCGGCTCCATCGCCATGATTGCTGAAGGCTGTATTATGGCGCGAGTTTGCCACATGAATACCTGTCCTGTGGGTGTTGCTACTCAGAAAGAAGAACTCCGCAAGCGGTTTACGGGAATACCAGAACAGGTTGTCAACTTCTTCTACTTCATTGCCGAAGAAGTGCGTAGTTTGTTAGCCCGGCTTGGCTATCGTTCTTTGTCAGAAATCATTGGACGTGCAGATTTGTTAAAACTGCGCCAAGAGGCAAAACTCACCAAAACGCGATCGCTAAATCTCGACTGTTTACTTCAGCTACCAAATAGCAAAGACAATCGTAGCTGGTTGGTGCATGAAGAAGTTCACAGCAACGGCGTGGTTTTAGATGACAAGTTTCTTGCCGATCCCGAAATTCAGGCTGCCATTAGGGATCAATCTACTGTCACCAAGACTTACCCAATTATCAATACTGACAGAACAGTGGGCACAAGATTAGCGGGTGCGATCGCTTCTCAATACGGTGACAGTGGCTTTGAAGGACAAATTAATCTCAACTTTACAGGTAGTGTTGGACAAAGCTTTGGTGCTTTCAATCTCCCAGGCATAATTCTGAGCCTAGAAGGAGAAGCAAACGACTATGTAGGTAAAGGGATGCATGGTGGTGAAATCATCATCAAACCTCCAACGGATGCTACGTATAACGCATCACAAAATGTGATAGTTGGCAATACGTGCCTCTATGGTGCTACTGGAGGCATATTATTTGCCAATGGCCTAGCAGGAGAACGCTTTGCTGTGAGAAATTCCAAAGGCATCGCAGTGATTGAAGGCGCTGGGGATCACTGCTGTGAATACATGACTGGTGGTGTGATTGTCGTCCTTGGCAAAGTAGGACGTAACGTAGCCGCTGGAATGACTGGTGGACTGGCATACTTTTTGGATGAAGAGGACTCATTTCGTGAGTTAGTCAACCTAGAAATTGTCAAAATACAGCGGGTGATTACCGAAGTAGGTGCAAAGCAACTGCAAGAATTGATTCAAACTCATGCAGAACGTACTGGTTCACCAAAAGCGAAGAAAATTCTGCAAAATTGGCAAGAATTTTTGCCGAAATTCTGGCAGTTAGTTCCGCCTTCTGAAGCTGATAGTCCAGAAGCCAATCCTGAAAAAAAAACAACTGAGTTCAGTTTAGTAAGCAGTCATTAA
- a CDS encoding NINE protein, with translation MLTKRKSRSVAAVLAFSGTLTISGLHKFYLGQPLWGVLYVLLSWTPIPKVASAIEGVWYLAQDEEAFDRNFNLGKSAARNSQKAINQVGAIAEAMRELDALRQDGLISEYEFEQKRRQLLDQIS, from the coding sequence ATGTTGACTAAGCGCAAAAGTCGAAGTGTTGCCGCTGTTTTAGCTTTTTCTGGCACGCTGACAATTTCCGGATTACATAAATTCTACTTGGGACAGCCCCTGTGGGGTGTTTTGTATGTGTTGCTTTCCTGGACGCCTATCCCCAAGGTAGCTAGTGCGATTGAGGGAGTTTGGTATTTAGCCCAAGACGAAGAAGCTTTTGATCGTAATTTTAATCTAGGCAAGTCAGCGGCAAGGAACTCACAAAAGGCGATTAATCAGGTAGGAGCGATCGCTGAGGCAATGCGTGAATTAGATGCTCTGCGCCAGGATGGACTGATTTCAGAGTATGAATTTGAACAAAAGCGCCGCCAATTGCTAGACCAGATTTCCTGA
- a CDS encoding polysaccharide deacetylase family protein, protein MENNKSFLWPEGILIALLALGGVFSLAFMMLLRPNASDAQSRPSINIKDVSANVGTQQRIEKLKATMLTSWQQEAQTKGLAYPLPSRFQGAIINAAKLTQGEKVIALTFDDGPWPQTTEQVLNILKSNNIKGTFFVVGQNLKNYPEIGRQIVAQGHVIANHTWHHWYHFFNQQAAAFEIDRTEDLIYQVTGVKTNLFRPPGGILHNGLAGYAKGQKYAVVMWSADSTDYKLPAVPKLINNVIKDSKPGGIVLMHDGGGNRSRTVQALPEIISNFKKQGYRFVTIPELLEIEDTDQKLLANKK, encoded by the coding sequence GTGGAAAACAATAAGTCGTTTCTGTGGCCAGAAGGAATATTAATTGCGCTACTTGCTTTAGGTGGTGTTTTTAGTCTTGCTTTTATGATGCTTCTAAGGCCAAATGCTTCGGATGCTCAGAGTAGACCAAGTATAAATATCAAGGATGTATCTGCAAACGTAGGAACTCAGCAGCGCATTGAGAAATTAAAGGCGACGATGCTTACAAGTTGGCAGCAAGAAGCACAAACAAAGGGTCTAGCCTACCCTTTACCATCACGTTTTCAAGGGGCAATAATTAATGCTGCAAAACTCACTCAGGGTGAGAAAGTAATTGCTCTTACCTTTGATGATGGGCCTTGGCCTCAGACTACAGAGCAAGTGCTAAATATTCTGAAATCAAATAATATTAAAGGGACGTTTTTTGTAGTTGGGCAGAACCTAAAAAATTATCCAGAGATAGGAAGGCAGATTGTTGCTCAAGGTCACGTCATTGCCAACCATACTTGGCATCACTGGTATCACTTCTTTAATCAACAAGCAGCTGCTTTTGAAATTGATCGCACAGAAGACCTAATTTATCAAGTTACAGGTGTTAAAACAAATCTGTTTCGACCGCCCGGTGGCATCCTACACAATGGATTAGCTGGTTATGCTAAAGGACAAAAGTATGCTGTGGTAATGTGGTCGGCTGACTCCACAGACTACAAGTTACCAGCTGTACCAAAGTTGATTAATAACGTGATTAAAGATTCTAAACCTGGTGGAATTGTGCTGATGCATGATGGTGGTGGTAATCGTTCCAGAACTGTGCAAGCTTTACCAGAAATTATTAGCAACTTTAAAAAGCAAGGCTATCGCTTTGTGACTATTCCAGAACTTTTAGAAATCGAAGATACAGACCAAAAGTTGCTTGCTAACAAAAAGTAA
- a CDS encoding J domain-containing protein, with amino-acid sequence MSQIFLPPEWLKQLCDPYAVLGISVSADDRQIFKRYHTLAKLLHPDRYAKSCNPDQQLATAILSYLINPAYEQLKNRHNRLIAIAMLRSDARVLQQQALCGQSAIAKEIIEMSPPQAELFYEEAIASYAEAQYKSLHQFYQVTQQISILNLVYLQLHKPDLFLPQKPVRIIPEVEVKPVELTLNEKTNVKPVLTNYAQHHYQRAIEYVRLANWPLAVQELRDAIKLEPNNSDYYALLGLVHLKQKFIGMARVYIRQALKLNPQDLLAQKYATRLQIEPSENTNPKSMAKALSIAALLSRFNKGKRSQVKC; translated from the coding sequence ATGTCACAGATTTTCCTACCGCCAGAATGGCTGAAACAGCTTTGTGATCCTTACGCTGTGCTAGGAATTTCTGTGAGTGCTGACGATCGCCAGATTTTTAAACGTTATCACACTTTAGCGAAACTGCTACATCCCGATCGCTATGCCAAAAGCTGCAATCCAGATCAACAATTAGCAACGGCAATACTTAGCTATTTAATCAATCCAGCTTACGAACAACTCAAAAATCGACACAACCGTTTGATTGCTATAGCTATGCTGCGATCGGACGCAAGAGTATTACAGCAGCAAGCTTTGTGTGGGCAAAGTGCCATAGCTAAGGAAATTATAGAAATGTCTCCACCCCAAGCAGAATTGTTTTATGAAGAAGCGATCGCCTCCTATGCAGAAGCTCAATACAAATCACTCCATCAGTTTTATCAAGTTACACAACAAATTAGTATACTGAATTTAGTTTATTTACAGTTGCATAAACCTGACCTGTTTCTACCGCAAAAACCCGTTCGCATCATCCCTGAAGTAGAAGTCAAGCCAGTTGAATTGACATTAAATGAAAAAACTAATGTCAAACCAGTTTTGACAAACTACGCTCAACACCACTACCAGCGAGCGATTGAGTACGTCAGGCTAGCTAATTGGCCCCTAGCTGTGCAAGAACTGCGCGATGCCATCAAGTTAGAGCCAAATAACAGCGACTATTATGCCTTATTAGGTTTAGTACATCTAAAACAGAAATTTATCGGGATGGCCAGGGTTTACATCCGTCAAGCATTAAAACTTAACCCGCAAGATTTACTAGCTCAAAAATACGCTACCAGATTGCAAATTGAACCGAGTGAAAACACCAATCCTAAATCAATGGCTAAAGCTCTGAGTATTGCGGCTTTATTAAGTCGATTTAACAAGGGGAAACGTTCTCAAGTCAAGTGTTGA
- a CDS encoding transglycosylase domain-containing protein has translation MSSSRTFEDKQPQRRASSGFEFLKGVGQVTGGTLLSITMLASSIVAGGLVGLAISFRNLPDVRQLRNFFPSETTYIYDVKGKLLTSIHGEANREVVPLDRISPNLKRAVLASEDDHFYDHHGINPSGVGRAIVANAAAGGVKEGGSTVTMQLVKNLFLSRKRAFTRKLAEAVLAIRLEQILTKDQILEMYLNQVYWGHNNYGVQTAARSYFNKSAEYLSLGESAMMAGLIQAPEEFSPFVSMKLAKQKQKEVLGRMLELNWINQSEYDNALKQEIKLGRIKSFQGSALPYVTNTVAQELAKKFGRETLLKGGMRVQTTVDANFQIMAEETVSKWHKTLLGQGLSKNQMALVAIDPRTHFIKALVGGIDPKTSEFNRATQSQRQPGSSFKPFVYYTAFASGKYGPDSTVVDAPVSYRDGNGWYFPRNYDGGFSGAMPIRRALAQSRNIPVIKIGKAVGMNRVIETCRTLGITSPMEPVTSLPLGAIGVTPLEMASAYATFANYGWQSPPTVIARVTDSSGNVLLDNTPKPQLVLDQWASAAIIDVMRSVISEGTGKGAAIGRPAAGKTGTTSSEKDIWFVGTVPQLTTAVWVGRDDNRQLADHATGGVLVAPIWKDFMEKALKNVPVENFKPPSQFSRPKSQ, from the coding sequence GTGTCGTCGTCTAGGACTTTTGAAGATAAACAGCCACAGCGTCGGGCTTCATCAGGTTTTGAGTTTTTGAAAGGAGTCGGTCAGGTAACTGGCGGTACTCTCCTCTCAATCACCATGCTGGCAAGTTCCATTGTAGCCGGAGGACTGGTTGGTTTAGCCATCAGTTTCCGTAATTTGCCAGATGTCAGACAGCTACGTAACTTCTTTCCCTCAGAAACGACTTACATTTATGACGTTAAGGGCAAACTCTTAACGAGTATTCACGGGGAAGCCAACCGGGAAGTCGTACCTCTAGACAGAATTTCGCCGAATTTAAAACGGGCGGTATTGGCAAGTGAAGATGACCACTTCTACGATCACCACGGTATTAATCCCAGTGGTGTTGGCCGGGCTATAGTAGCTAACGCAGCAGCAGGCGGAGTCAAAGAGGGTGGCTCTACTGTCACCATGCAATTGGTAAAAAACCTATTTTTGTCTCGCAAGCGTGCTTTTACCCGCAAGTTAGCAGAGGCTGTGCTAGCAATCCGGTTAGAGCAAATTCTTACTAAAGACCAAATATTAGAAATGTACCTCAATCAAGTTTATTGGGGTCATAACAATTATGGTGTACAAACAGCAGCCCGCAGTTACTTTAATAAGTCAGCAGAATATTTAAGCTTGGGTGAGTCAGCAATGATGGCGGGTTTAATCCAAGCACCAGAAGAATTCAGCCCGTTCGTGAGCATGAAGCTGGCAAAACAGAAACAAAAAGAAGTGCTAGGACGGATGTTGGAATTGAACTGGATCAACCAGTCAGAATACGACAATGCCCTCAAGCAAGAAATCAAACTTGGGAGAATCAAATCCTTTCAAGGTAGTGCCCTACCTTATGTAACCAATACCGTAGCGCAGGAGTTGGCTAAAAAGTTTGGGCGTGAGACACTACTCAAAGGCGGGATGCGGGTGCAAACTACAGTTGATGCCAACTTCCAAATCATGGCAGAAGAAACTGTTAGTAAGTGGCATAAAACACTTCTGGGGCAAGGATTATCTAAGAATCAAATGGCTCTGGTGGCAATTGATCCGCGCACACATTTTATCAAAGCACTGGTGGGTGGTATAGATCCTAAGACCAGTGAGTTCAATCGTGCAACTCAATCTCAACGGCAGCCCGGATCTTCTTTTAAACCATTTGTATACTATACTGCTTTTGCTAGTGGTAAGTATGGGCCAGATTCAACGGTTGTCGATGCCCCAGTTAGCTATCGAGATGGTAACGGTTGGTACTTTCCGAGAAATTATGATGGCGGTTTTAGCGGAGCTATGCCAATCCGCAGAGCTTTAGCCCAATCGCGCAACATTCCGGTGATCAAGATTGGTAAAGCTGTGGGGATGAATAGAGTCATCGAAACGTGTCGTACCTTGGGGATTACGAGTCCGATGGAACCTGTGACTTCCTTACCACTTGGGGCAATTGGTGTCACACCTCTGGAAATGGCTAGTGCATACGCGACTTTTGCTAATTATGGCTGGCAATCTCCACCAACTGTAATTGCCCGTGTCACTGATAGTAGTGGTAATGTGTTGTTAGATAACACCCCTAAACCGCAGCTAGTCCTCGATCAATGGGCATCAGCAGCAATTATTGATGTAATGCGATCGGTAATCTCTGAGGGTACAGGTAAAGGTGCTGCTATCGGTCGCCCAGCCGCAGGGAAAACGGGAACAACATCATCAGAAAAAGATATTTGGTTTGTTGGTACTGTGCCACAGTTGACAACTGCTGTCTGGGTAGGGAGAGATGACAACAGACAATTAGCTGACCATGCCACAGGTGGTGTTCTGGTCGCTCCCATTTGGAAAGATTTTATGGAGAAGGCACTCAAGAACGTACCAGTAGAAAACTTCAAGCCACCTTCGCAGTTTTCTCGTCCCAAGTCACAATAA
- a CDS encoding helix-hairpin-helix domain-containing protein, giving the protein MNNWLSLNSRLQKLRAKLLNDPYYRLQSGEEIQIAAQLGIRIDANQATVDDWLRLPGLSIHQARSLVELSHSGVKFYCIEDIAAALGMPAPRLEPLKPLLNFIYYDHESLENPRHLINPNTATVEKLAQIPFIDLSVAQAVVQNRQSAGPYRNLADFQRRLELTGDAIAQMMYYLRF; this is encoded by the coding sequence ATGAATAACTGGCTATCTTTAAACTCTAGACTGCAAAAACTGCGCGCCAAGCTTCTCAACGATCCCTACTATCGCCTACAATCTGGGGAAGAAATTCAGATTGCAGCTCAATTAGGTATCCGCATTGATGCTAATCAAGCGACTGTAGATGATTGGTTACGCCTACCAGGTTTGTCAATTCACCAAGCGCGATCGCTTGTGGAACTTTCACATTCAGGTGTGAAATTTTACTGTATTGAAGATATCGCTGCGGCTTTGGGTATGCCAGCGCCGCGCTTAGAGCCATTAAAGCCTCTACTGAATTTTATTTACTATGACCACGAATCTTTAGAAAATCCTAGGCATTTAATTAACCCGAACACAGCAACCGTTGAAAAATTAGCACAAATTCCATTTATAGATTTGTCTGTGGCGCAAGCAGTGGTGCAAAATCGCCAATCAGCCGGGCCTTACCGTAACCTGGCTGATTTCCAGCGACGGCTAGAGTTAACTGGTGATGCGATCGCTCAGATGATGTATTATTTGAGGTTTTAA